The window TGCCTCAAATCGCATTACGATGACCGGTGTTGTGTTGGATGAGCGCGCCAGACCAAAACCATCAGGGTACTCAACACGCAAGCCGTCAATCGTAATAATTTCATCCGCGCCCGGGAAGTCGGCGTTCTTTTGCATTTGCGCAATGACGGCAAAGTTTTCACCTTCTGCTAACTGTAATTGCAATTCTGGCGTACTGTCAGATTGTGGCAAGCTATTTAATGTCGCAGTCATGTCGCTGACTTTGCTGAGAATTTCCAACAAACGCGCACCAGCGTACATGCCGTCGTCAAAACCATACCAGCGGTCTTTAAAGAAAACGTGGCCACTCATTTCGCCGCCGAGTGGTGATCCGGTTTCGCGTAGTTTTGCTTTGACCAGTGAATGACCGGTTTTCCACATCAGCGGCACACCGCCACGGGCTTTGACCCAGGCGGAAATATGCCGGGTACATTTAACGTCATACAAAATTTGTGCGCCGGGATTGCGGGTCAATACATCTTCTGCGAATAACATTAACTGACGATCAGGGTAAATAATTTGTCCGTCTTTGGTGACGACGCCAAGACGATCCCCATCGCCGTCATATGCCAGACCAATTTCCGCATCGCTGCTTTGCAAAGCACGTATCAAATCTTGCAGATTCTCCGGGTGCGCCGGATCAGGGTGATGGTTAGGGAAGTTACCATCAACTTCGCAAAATAATTCAGTGACTTCACATCCCATGCCACGATACAGATCGCCTGCAAAAGCACCCGCGACACCATTACCGCAATCAATCACGATCTTGATCGGACGCGCCAGTTTGACATCGCTAATGATGCGTTCTAAGTAAGCCGCTTTTATGTCATGCGTGTTGTAACTGCCGCTCCCTTGTCTGAAGTCTTTATTAACAATTGCTTGATACAGTGACTGGATTGCCTCACCATAAATTGCTTCGCCCGCCAAGACCATTTTGAAACCGTTGTAGTCAGGCGGATTGTGGCTGCCGGTGACCATAATACCGGATGCCGCACCCAAGGTATTGGTACCGAAATACACCATAGGTGTTGCAACGATGCCAAGGTCAATCACATTGACGCCGGTTGCTTGCAGGCCACTGGCGAGTGCTTTAATTAATTCAGGTCCGGACAAACGGCCATCACGACCAATCACAACGGTTTGTTCACCTTTGGCAAGCGCTGCACTGCCGAAGGCCTGACCAATTAAATAGGCGACATCGGCATCCAAGGTTTTATCAATAATGCCGCGAATGTCGTAGGCTTTAAAAATGCTAGGGGAGAGTAGGGACATGTGGCTTCCTATTTATATTTATTGAGTCAGTTAATGAGTGATATTTGTTACGTTATTCATGTTCGTGATGGTGGCAACTGTAGCCACTGGATTGGCGGATTCGCTGGCTTGCTCTGCTTGCCATAGAAAATCTTCAATGCCGCATTGTGGCTCGTATTCTGCCACTGTTTTTAGCAATATAGTGCGTACTTTTTGGTAATCAAATGCAT of the Undibacterium sp. 5I1 genome contains:
- a CDS encoding phosphomannomutase/phosphoglucomutase (catalyzes the interconversion of alpha-D-mannose 1-phosphate to alpha-D-mannose 6-phosphate and alpha-D-glucose 1-phosphate to alpha-D-glucose 6-phosphate), translated to MSLLSPSIFKAYDIRGIIDKTLDADVAYLIGQAFGSAALAKGEQTVVIGRDGRLSGPELIKALASGLQATGVNVIDLGIVATPMVYFGTNTLGAASGIMVTGSHNPPDYNGFKMVLAGEAIYGEAIQSLYQAIVNKDFRQGSGSYNTHDIKAAYLERIISDVKLARPIKIVIDCGNGVAGAFAGDLYRGMGCEVTELFCEVDGNFPNHHPDPAHPENLQDLIRALQSSDAEIGLAYDGDGDRLGVVTKDGQIIYPDRQLMLFAEDVLTRNPGAQILYDVKCTRHISAWVKARGGVPLMWKTGHSLVKAKLRETGSPLGGEMSGHVFFKDRWYGFDDGMYAGARLLEILSKVSDMTATLNSLPQSDSTPELQLQLAEGENFAVIAQMQKNADFPGADEIITIDGLRVEYPDGFGLARSSNTTPVIVMRFEAENPAALARIQAALKQAVLAVKPDAQLPY